The genomic DNA GACGGCGACCGCCGCGGCATGGTCATCACCTGCCCCTACCACGGCTACACCTACAACATCAAAAACGGCCGAAACATCGACTGGCCTCACGACGAGCCGCCAGTCAAAACCTACCCCGTACGCATCCACCAGGAGAAGTTACAAGTGCAAATGCAATCACCCAAGAAAGACGAAGACACCAAACGCGGCCCCGCCCCCGCCGACACGCCCGACGATGAAAAAGACGCCTGCGACCCCACCCAAAAGCCCGAAGGCGCCCCGCAGGACCCCGACTGCCCCGACGGCTACCCCGACCGCGAAGCACCCAAAGGCCGACCCGAGTAAAGGCAAATTTCTAATTGCTGATCGCTGATCGCTAATGTTGCCCGAGCAGACATGGCCGTTCCGCCAATCAGCAATTAGAAATCAGCGATTAGAAATCAGCAATGCCCACCCCCCTCGACCAACTCAACGCCAACCGCGACGCCGCTGTCGATCGGCTCACTGCGCTGCTACGCATCCCCAGCGTCAGCACCGACCCCGCCTACGCCAGCGACGTCAACGCCGCCGCCGACTGGGTTGCCGACCACCTGCGTGCCTCCGGCCTTGACGCTCGCATCATGCCCACCGCCGGCCACCCCGTCGTCTACGCCGCCACCACCGACGACCAAGTCACTAACCCCGACGCCCCGCGCCTGCTCTTCTACGGCCACTACGACGTCCAACCCCCCGACCCCATCGACAAATGGACTACCCCGCCATTCGAACCCACAGTCCGCGACGGCTCGCTCTACGCCCGCGGCGCCAGCGATGACAAAGGCCAAATCATGTGCTTCCTCGAAGCACTCCGCGCCTACCACGACGCCGCCCCCGGAAGCGCCTCAAAACTCCCCTGCCACGTCACCGTCCTTATCGAAGGCGAAGAAGAGTGTGGCAGCGTCAACCTCCCCGCCTTCATAGAGCAATACGAAGACCTGCTCCGCGCCGACGTTGCCGTCGTCTCCGACAC from Phycisphaerales bacterium AB-hyl4 includes the following:
- a CDS encoding Rieske (2Fe-2S) protein; translation: MQQQPSPTTQHTADDHHWVDLGPTADYPEGEQVCTTAVGKPLVVFNIEGDFHVIANVCPHAGLPLGDGDRRGMVITCPYHGYTYNIKNGRNIDWPHDEPPVKTYPVRIHQEKLQVQMQSPKKDEDTKRGPAPADTPDDEKDACDPTQKPEGAPQDPDCPDGYPDREAPKGRPE